The following coding sequences are from one Melospiza melodia melodia isolate bMelMel2 chromosome 2, bMelMel2.pri, whole genome shotgun sequence window:
- the SPRY2 gene encoding protein sprouty homolog 2, whose protein sequence is METQHGSGSQPLLQARRDSGRPHGEPDLRDVLMQQVHVLSLDQIRAIRNTNEYTEGPTVAPRPGVKSSPRVTAQPKNERPHGLPEHRHFGRIQHAQTHASPRAPLSRSISTVSTGSRSSTRTSTSSNSSEQRLLGSSSGPVADGIVRMQPKSELKPSELKPLSKEDLGAHSYRCEDCGKCKCKECTYPRTLPSCWICDKQCLCSAQNVVDYGTCVCCVKGLFYHCSNDDEDNCADNPCSCSQSHCCTRWSAMGVVSLFLPCLWCYLPAKGCLKLCQGCYDRVNRPGCRCKHSNTVCCKVPSVPPRNFEKPT, encoded by the coding sequence ATGGAGACTCAGCACGGCAGTGGGTCGCAGCCCTTACTACAGGCTCGGCGTGACAGTGGGCGGCCGCACGGGGAGCCCGACCTGCGGGATGTCCTGATGCAGCAGGTCCACGTCTTGTCCTTGGACCAGATCAGAGCCATCCGAAACACTAATGAATACACGGAGGGACCTACGGTGGCTCCGCGGCCGGGGGTCAAGTCTTCTCCTCGGGTAACAGCCCAACCCAAAAATGAAAGGCCCCACGGCTTGCCTGAGCATCGCCATTTCGGCCGGATCCAGCACGCGCAAACGCACGCATCTCCTCGAGCGCCTCTGTCCCGGTCCATCAGCACAGTCAGCACGGGCTCACGGAGCAGTACGAGGACAAGTACGAGCAGTAATTCCTCAGAGCAAAGACTTCTGGGATCATCTTCGGGGCCAGTTGCTGATGGGATAGTCCGGATGCAGCCCAAGTCTGAGCTCAAGCCGAGTGAGCTGAAGCCACTGAGCAAAGAAGACTTGGGAGCACACAGCTACAGGTGTGAGGACTGTGGAAAGTGTAAGTGTAAGGAGTGCACTTATCCAAGGACCCTGCCCTCATGCTGGATCTGTGACAAGCAGTGTCTTTGCTCAGCCCAGAACGTGGTTGATTACGGGACTTGTGTTTGCTGTGTGAAGGGCCTCTTCTATCACTGCTCTAACGATGATGAGGACAACTGTGCTGACAACCCCTGCTCCTGCAGTCAGTCACATTGCTGCACTAGGTGGTCCGCCATGGGTGTAGTGTCCCTCTTTCTGCCTTGCTTGTGGTGTTACCTACCAGCCAAGGGTTGCCTTAAGTTGTGCCAGGGCTGTTACGACCGGGTAAATCGGCCTGGGTGCCGCTGCAAACACTCCAACACCGTTTGCTGCAAAGTTCCCAGCGTACCCCCCAGGAACTTTGAAAAACCAACATAG